The following are from one region of the Magallana gigas chromosome 4, xbMagGiga1.1, whole genome shotgun sequence genome:
- the LOC105330020 gene encoding macrophage-expressed gene 1 protein, producing the protein MLGGRVLLLVLVTIGITSGTEVDGKPKPPPPVNPFTPGDSKWCAFKMGGNVARFEVLPGLGWDNLQNKDAGMLVQYNYSECRTTDDGRYLIPDGVFTVPLKSSKLEVFGELFQHWNNFTSTTSSSINVEAGLHLGSFGISGKYSHESESVRKHQIMDRSVTTRVQARYARYSALLQPDTPLNPAFRDRLRNIAYYIQTNKTNMARYQSQLLVRDYGTHVISDVQAGAIISQLDQIKTTFSNSYSMDRRQVVAAASASFMSVFNVGAEYKHSTSTEVIDQYLGNRTHSVINAIGGPVFQPNNFTLNQWASGLSGDLVAVDKSGYPIYELISAQTLPELPPSILFPLVQTVKSAVEEYYKFNIYRGCTNLDSPNFSFIANVDDGTCESPETNYTFGGVYQQCKQSGQLSQNLCNGLVQKNPLTGAQSCPSGYESVLLNEGTRSATESRRRCHHCGFLGLRHCCDNYNVYGSAKYQSFWCVAQGHVDQQSGFQFGGIYTNKIDNPLTQSRGCPLYFYPLKLGLGMQVCVSDDYELGFRYSVPFAGLFSCMTGNPLAVHQDTSFKNPDTLHSLSSYLKASNNWPRGCPTGYSMHLATIENSCEINYCVKANAFSDKGLPPVRRPPFMDLPGDAYVDSGISEEYMISTGGETWTDLTLANQPNSAEEADRGGDSQGNEDGLSSGSTAAIAIVITLVILATVAMVTVMYRRHQRSRRPYHRMPNPETGAENRREYGATAHTEDSPQTA; encoded by the coding sequence ATGTTAGGCGGTCGTGTACTGCTCCTAGTTTTGGTGACCATAGGAATAACAAGCGGAACCGAAGTGGATGGAAAACCAAAACCCCCACCCCCCGTGAATCCTTTCACCCCCGGGGACTCAAAGTGGTGCGCGTTTAAAATGGGCGGGAATGTGGCCCGTTTTGAGGTGCTTCCCGGCCTCGGCTGGGACAATCTCCAGAATAAGGACGCTGGGATGCTGGTCCAGTACAACTACTCGGAGTGTCGGACGACGGACGACGGTCGGTACCTGATTCCTGATGGAGTCTTCACGGTCCCCCTCAAATCCAGTAAGTTAGAGGTATTCGGAGAACTGTTCCAGCACTGGAACAACTTTACATCAACTACTTCCTCTTCCATCAATGTGGAGGCCGGACTACACCTTGGATCCTTTGGAATCAGCGGGAAATATTCTCACGAGTCGGAGAGCGTGCGTAAACACCAAATAATGGACAGGTCCGTGACGACGCGGGTACAGGCGCGGTACGCTCGCTACTCCGCCCTCCTACAGCCCGACACCCCCCTCAACCCGGCGTTCAGAGACCGACTCCGAAACATCGCTTACTACATACAAACTAACAAAACCAACATGGCCCGATACCAGAGTCAACTGTTAGTGCGGGACTACGGAACTCACGTCATTTCCGATGTGCAAGCGGGTGCCATCATCTCTCAGCTTGACCAGATTAAGACGACGTTCAGTAACAGTTACAGTATGGATCGCCGACAAGTCGTGGCCGCGGCCAGTGCCTCGTTTATGAGCGTGTTTAACGTCGGTGCCGAGTACAAACACAGCACGTCTACTGAAGTCATCGACCAGTATCTAGGGAATCGAACACACTCGGTAATCAACGCGATCGGTGGACCGGTTTTCCAACCGAACAACTTCACGCTGAATCAGTGGGCCTCTGGTCTGAGCGGAGACCTGGTAGCGGTAGACAAGTCTGGATACCCTATCTACGAGCTGATTTCCGCTCAGACACTTCCGGAACTCCCGCCTTCAATCCTGTTTCCTTTGGTTCAAACCGTAAAGAGTGCGGTGGAGGAGTATTATAAATTCAACATCTACAGAGGGTGTACCAATCTGGACTCGCCCAACTTTAGTTTTATTGCGAATGTGGACGACGGTACATGCGAAAGTCCGGAAACCAACTACACGTTCGGGGGAGTTTATCAGCAATGCAAACAGTCGGGGCAACTCAGTCAGAATCTCTGCAACGGACTTGTCCAGAAAAATCCTCTCACTGGAGCTCAGTCGTGTCCGAGCGGCTATGAGAGCGTTCTACTGAACGAAGGCACAAGATCCGCCACCGAAAGCCGGAGAAGATGTCATCATTGTGGATTTTTGGGACTGAGACACTGCTGTGACAATTACAATGTCTACGGGAGCGCCAAATATCAGTCATTCTGGTGCGTTGCGCAAGGTCACGTGGATCAGCAATCTGGATTCCAGTTTGGCGGGATATATACAAACAAGATCGATAATCCGCTGACCCAGTCCCGCGGGTGTCCCCTCTATTTCTACCCCCTGAAACTCGGTCTCGGTATGCAGGTCTGTGTCAGTGATGACTATGAGCTAGGGTTTCGCTACTCCGTACCTTTCGCTGGTTTGTTCAGTTGTATGACCGGAAATCCACTCGCCGTTCATCAGGATACGTCGTTTAAAAATCCAGATACGTTGCACTCTCTCTCCTCTTACCTTAAAGCGTCGAATAACTGGCCGCGGGGTTGCCCGACTGGGTACAGCATGCACTTAGCGACGATAGAAAACTCCTGTGAAATCAACTACTGTGTGAAAGCTAACGCCTTCTCCGACAAAGGACTTCCTCCCGTCAGACGTCCGCCATTTATGGATTTGCCAGGAGACGCCTATGTGGATTCTGGAATTTCCGAGGAATACATGATCAGCACGGGCGGGGAGACTTGGACCGACTTGACTCTGGCGAACCAGCCCAATTCCGCGGAAGAAGCAGACCGCGGGGGCGACTCCCAAGGGAACGAAGACGGTCTCTCTTCCGGTTCCACTGCAGCCATTGCCATAGTGATCACCTTGGTTATCTTGGCAACCGTAGCCATGGTTACGGTCATGTATAGAAGACATCAAAGGTCAAGACGCCCGTATCACAGAATGCCAAACCCGGAAACTGGTGCTGAAAATCGGCGAGAATACGGAGCGACTGCACACACTGAAGACTCCCCCCAAACAGCGTGA
- the LOC105328030 gene encoding gelsolin-like protein 2 produces MAGLIKAKKYDWKDSNMALFGSDTERQVKKESAMTEPAWQGAGTEPGLKIWRIVKFEVTDWPVEDYGKFFTGDSYIILKTYKEGSSEDLKYDLHFWIGTQSSQDEYGTAAYKTVELDTYLDDKAVQHREVQGHESEKFKSYFPTLQYLEGGAETGFRHVEPVEYKPRLLQFNGKGRHITVKEVPFTEKSLKSDDVFVLDKGLEIIQWNGVGSNGMEKIKAQQFCQQLEAERSGASNSVVEEGSRASSFYEGLPDDDVEAEEDEGVSTGETTLMKVSDASGKIEMTEVKKGTVSKDDLSSDDVFLVDTGLQVFVFVGGNASSAEKRNGFPYAHKYIQENDKKPFIQVTVVKEGQDSELQTLLQ; encoded by the exons ATGGCAG GATTAATCAAAGCCAAGAAGTATGACTGGAAGGACTCCAACATGGCCCTGTTTGGGTCGGACACTGAACGACAGGTCAAAA AGGAGTCAGCCATGACAGAGCCCGCATGGCAGGGGGCAGGGACGGAGCCAGGCCTCAAGATCTGGCGTATTGTG AAATTTGAAGTCACAGATTGGCCAGTGGAAGATTATGGAAAATTCTTCACTGGAGATTCCTACATTATTTTGAAG ACTTATAAGGAAGGCAGCTCTGAGGACCTGAAGTATGACCTCCATTTCTGGATCGGAACCCAGAGTTCACAG GATGAGTACGGAACTGCCGCCTATAAGACTGTAGAGCTGGACACTTATCTGGACGACAAGGCGGTTCAGCACCGAGAGGTTCAAGGTCATGAGTCGGAGAAGTTCAAGTCGTACTTCCCAACCTTGCA ATATCTGGAGGGAGGAGCAGAGACAGGGTTCCGCCACGTGGAGCCTGTGGAGTACAAGCCCCGCCTACTCCAGTTTAATGGCAAAGGACGCCACATCACCGTCAAGGAG GTTCCTTTCACGGAGAAAAGCTTGAAATCTGATGACGTCTTTGTATTGGACAAAGGACTTGAAATCATTCAGTGGAACGGTGTTGGGTCCAACGGAATGGAGAAAATCAAG GCTCAGCAGTTCTGTCAGCAATTGGAGGCCGAGAGGTCAGGTGCAAGTAACTCTGTCGTTGAGGAGGGATCGCGTGCTTCCTCTTTCTATGAGGGTCTTCCTGATGATGACGTTGAAGCTGAAGAGGATGAGGGAGTTTCCACAGGGGAAACAACCCTGATGAA GGTGTCTGATGCCAGTGGAAAGATCGAGATGACCGAGGTGAAGAAAGGAACCGTCTCCAAGGACGACCTCTCCTCCGAT GATGTTTTCCTGGTTGACACTGGTCTCCAAGTCTTTGTCTTTGTCGGAGGAAACGCCTCCAGTGCAGAAAAGAGAAACGGCTTCCCTTATGCTCAC aaATACATCCAAGAAAACGACAAGAAGCCATTCATCCAAGTCACCGTCGTCAAGGAGGGACAGGATTCTGAGCTGCAGACCCTCCTTCAGTAA